In Dermacentor variabilis isolate Ectoservices chromosome 11, ASM5094787v1, whole genome shotgun sequence, one genomic interval encodes:
- the LOC142564622 gene encoding uncharacterized protein LOC142564622 isoform X2, with product MSAVRKDNSTVNRVYYFHYYDPVAQCAVITFKDYSGIWKCELHTWKDKASYKYYGNCQEEYDYQCSGRESHSVYLKYCPHIK from the exons ATAGCACAGTAAACAGAGTATACTACTTTCATTACTATGATCCTGTGGCTCAGTGTGCCGTCATCACGTTCAAGGACTACTCAG GTATCTGGAAATGTGAACTGCATACCTGGAAAGACAAGGCTTCCTACAAATATTACGGAAACTGCCAAGAAGAATATGACTACCAGTGTTCTGGGCGGGAAAGTCACAGCGTATACTTGAAGTACTGCCCGCACATCAAATGA